From one Clostridia bacterium genomic stretch:
- a CDS encoding zinc-ribbon domain-containing protein: MAKFCVYCGSSMDDNAKFCLKCGKPAPGVQPAAPQQQPARPQPAPQPALASYSPPGITVDYADKSVFSGASGQNLHYVVLQVTLKEKFIGTGSGNLTELEACINAQAAKGYRLHTITTSNGGSKGMLGGDRIQATMVFERIV, from the coding sequence ATGGCTAAATTCTGCGTATACTGCGGATCGTCTATGGACGACAACGCGAAGTTCTGTCTGAAATGCGGCAAGCCCGCGCCCGGAGTGCAGCCCGCGGCTCCCCAGCAGCAGCCCGCGCGTCCGCAGCCGGCTCCGCAGCCGGCGCTCGCGTCCTACTCCCCGCCCGGCATCACCGTCGACTACGCCGACAAGTCCGTCTTCTCCGGCGCTTCCGGCCAGAACCTGCACTATGTCGTGCTGCAGGTCACGCTGAAGGAAAAATTCATCGGCACCGGCTCCGGCAACCTGACCGAGCTCGAGGCGTGCATCAACGCGCAGGCCGCCAAGGGCTACCGCCTGCACACCATCACCACCTCCAACGGCGGCAGCAAGGGTATGCTCGGCGGCGACCGCATCCAGGCGACGATGGTCTTTGAAAGAATAGT